Proteins from a single region of Candidatus Zixiibacteriota bacterium:
- the radA gene encoding DNA repair protein RadA, giving the protein MLSSKKTRTAFFCSQCGAEHPRWQGQCRECGEWNSLIEEHIPDRKKSPARSGNVTKQLLSEISQENLSGFTSEIGEFDRVLGGQLLPGMTVLIGGDPGIGKSTLVLQAADGYSRQGLPVLYISGEESLPQIKMRSQRLTVAGERITVINCTAIEEITGVLSENDYAVVMVDSIQTITSAQFDSPPGTVGQVREAANHLVTLAKARGFALILIGHVTKEGMVAGPKVLEHIVDTVVYFEGDSSRLYRVLRAVKNRFGSVAEIGLFEMESDGLGEVVNPSAFFLSGEPHTPRAGAVVAGVCEGHRPLLVEVQALVTPATYGNPQRVAGGIDNKKLALLLAILEKRCGYPMATHDVFVSVAGGLRLTEPGLDLAILAAIASSLTNKPVSADKLVVGEVGLSGEVRAVVNADRLASEAAKLGFKAIVYPESNRSHIGSPDLEMMPVRDLQSALDRIIG; this is encoded by the coding sequence ATGCTCTCGTCGAAGAAAACCAGGACGGCGTTTTTCTGCAGTCAGTGCGGAGCCGAACATCCCCGCTGGCAGGGGCAGTGCCGCGAGTGCGGCGAGTGGAACAGCCTGATCGAGGAGCACATCCCCGACCGCAAGAAATCTCCGGCCCGATCCGGCAATGTCACAAAGCAGCTACTCTCCGAGATTTCACAGGAGAACCTTTCAGGATTCACTTCGGAGATAGGTGAATTCGACCGGGTGCTCGGCGGACAGCTTCTGCCCGGCATGACCGTGCTGATCGGCGGTGATCCGGGAATCGGTAAGTCGACCCTCGTATTGCAGGCTGCGGACGGGTACTCGCGGCAGGGTTTGCCGGTCTTGTACATCAGCGGCGAAGAATCGCTGCCGCAGATCAAAATGCGCTCCCAGCGACTCACTGTAGCGGGAGAGCGGATCACGGTAATCAACTGTACGGCCATCGAGGAGATCACCGGGGTGCTGTCGGAGAATGATTATGCCGTGGTCATGGTCGATTCGATCCAGACTATCACCTCCGCGCAGTTCGATTCTCCGCCGGGAACGGTCGGCCAGGTACGCGAGGCCGCCAATCATCTTGTCACGCTGGCTAAAGCGCGTGGTTTCGCGCTGATCCTGATCGGCCATGTGACCAAAGAGGGGATGGTAGCCGGACCCAAAGTGCTCGAGCATATTGTCGACACAGTCGTGTATTTCGAGGGGGATTCGTCGCGGCTGTATCGTGTCCTTCGCGCAGTCAAGAACCGGTTTGGATCGGTGGCGGAGATTGGTTTGTTCGAGATGGAGTCCGATGGTCTCGGCGAGGTCGTGAATCCGTCGGCGTTTTTTCTCAGTGGGGAACCTCACACCCCACGGGCCGGAGCGGTGGTGGCCGGCGTTTGCGAGGGCCACCGTCCGCTCCTGGTCGAGGTGCAGGCGCTGGTCACTCCGGCAACGTACGGTAACCCCCAGCGGGTGGCCGGCGGGATCGACAATAAAAAACTGGCTCTGCTTCTTGCTATATTGGAGAAACGGTGCGGCTATCCGATGGCCACCCATGACGTATTCGTCTCAGTCGCGGGCGGGCTGCGCCTGACCGAGCCGGGCCTTGACCTGGCGATACTCGCGGCGATTGCGTCGTCGCTTACCAACAAGCCGGTCTCGGCGGATAAGCTCGTGGTGGGCGAGGTAGGATTATCTGGTGAAGTGCGCGCCGTGGTGAACGCTGATCGGCTGGCGTCCGAGGCGGCCAAGCTCGGTTTCAAGGCGATAGTCTATCCGGAGAGCAACCGGTCGCATATCGGCTCGCCTGATCTGGAGATGATGCCGGTGAGGGACCTGCAATCGGCGCTGGATCGAATCATTGGCTGA
- a CDS encoding uracil-DNA glycosylase — MNSKPDNLFEMVRRALAAQAELGMGEIVVGANGLSGPREAAQLIASSHRVISVAAAVEAEGKQADIFQSSVDMSTEAQFESLAAHHEAICNCQLCPLGATRNKFVYGVGNPNAQIMFIGEAPGADEDRLGEPFVGRAGQLLDKILAAMKLSRNDVYIANILKCRPPGNRDPEPAEMEKCFPYLREQVRLIQPKIICALGRIAAQALLRTTATLGALRGGWHEYQGIPLIVTYHPAALLRFEKYKKDTWEDMKKLMARYESMK, encoded by the coding sequence ATGAACAGCAAGCCAGATAATCTGTTCGAGATGGTACGCCGCGCCCTCGCGGCCCAGGCCGAATTGGGCATGGGCGAAATCGTGGTCGGAGCTAACGGACTTTCCGGGCCGAGAGAAGCGGCGCAACTAATCGCGAGTTCGCACCGGGTGATATCGGTCGCAGCCGCGGTGGAAGCCGAGGGTAAACAGGCGGACATTTTTCAGAGCAGCGTTGACATGAGCACGGAAGCACAATTCGAGTCGTTGGCGGCTCATCACGAAGCAATCTGCAATTGCCAACTCTGTCCGCTTGGGGCGACTCGCAACAAGTTCGTATATGGCGTGGGGAATCCCAATGCCCAAATCATGTTCATCGGTGAAGCGCCCGGTGCCGACGAGGACCGCCTGGGTGAGCCGTTTGTCGGTCGGGCCGGGCAATTGCTCGATAAGATCCTCGCCGCCATGAAGCTGAGTCGCAACGACGTTTACATCGCGAACATTCTGAAGTGCCGTCCGCCGGGCAATCGTGATCCTGAACCGGCCGAAATGGAGAAGTGCTTTCCGTACTTACGGGAGCAGGTTCGGCTGATCCAGCCGAAGATCATCTGTGCACTCGGCCGAATCGCCGCCCAGGCGCTGCTTCGAACGACCGCCACCCTCGGCGCCCTTCGCGGCGGCTGGCATGAATATCAGGGTATTCCTCTCATCGTTACCTATCATCCGGCGGCGCTGCTTCGCTTCGAGAAGTATAAGAAAGACACCTGGGAAGACATGAAGAAACTGATGGCGCGTTACGAAAGCATGAAGTGA
- the tgt gene encoding tRNA guanosine(34) transglycosylase Tgt, whose product MYELRSVDRRARHGVVSTARGTFQTPAFMPVGTAGAVKALACEQLDECGAEIILANTYHLYLRPGPDIVRSQGGLAKFTGWNKPTLTDSGGYQVFSLKDISKVSDAGVEFQSHIDGSRHLFTPEKVVDIQRDIGADIIMAFDQCVPYPSDEKTAADAVRRTTYWAARCRKRFAKSTADGPDRAQSLFGIVQGSTYKDLRTRSAEEIVALDFDGYAIGGLSVGESKTEMEDMLAHTIELLPADKPRYMMGVGYPEDILMAVSYGVDMFDCVLPTRNARTGSVFTSTGPLVYRNAEYADDSRPLDEHCDCAVCRRYSRAYLRHLFNQAEITGLSLATYHSVYFYLQLMRDIQGAMAAGRFDAFRREFLLRYVQADPTSL is encoded by the coding sequence ATGTACGAGCTAAGATCGGTCGACCGCCGCGCCCGCCATGGCGTCGTCTCGACCGCCCGCGGTACATTTCAAACCCCCGCCTTCATGCCGGTGGGCACCGCCGGCGCGGTGAAGGCGCTGGCTTGTGAACAGCTCGATGAGTGCGGCGCGGAGATCATTCTTGCTAACACTTATCATCTCTATCTCAGGCCCGGCCCGGACATTGTCCGCAGCCAGGGCGGCTTGGCGAAATTCACGGGTTGGAACAAGCCGACACTGACTGATTCCGGCGGCTACCAGGTCTTTTCCCTCAAGGACATCAGCAAGGTGAGCGACGCGGGGGTCGAGTTCCAGTCGCACATCGACGGCTCCCGCCATTTGTTCACGCCGGAAAAAGTGGTCGATATCCAGCGTGATATCGGCGCAGATATCATCATGGCGTTCGATCAGTGCGTGCCATATCCATCGGATGAGAAAACCGCCGCCGATGCTGTCCGGCGAACCACCTATTGGGCCGCGCGATGCCGAAAGCGATTCGCGAAATCTACTGCGGATGGTCCTGATCGAGCACAATCTCTATTCGGAATCGTCCAAGGTTCGACTTACAAAGACCTCCGTACGCGGTCAGCAGAAGAGATCGTGGCGCTCGATTTCGACGGTTACGCGATTGGCGGCCTTTCGGTAGGGGAGAGCAAGACCGAAATGGAAGACATGCTCGCGCACACCATTGAGCTGCTTCCCGCAGACAAACCGCGCTACATGATGGGAGTCGGCTACCCGGAAGATATCCTGATGGCGGTATCATACGGTGTGGACATGTTTGACTGCGTGTTGCCCACGCGCAACGCGCGCACCGGCAGCGTGTTTACGTCGACCGGACCGCTGGTCTATCGCAACGCCGAGTATGCTGATGACAGTCGCCCGCTCGATGAGCACTGCGACTGTGCGGTCTGCCGTCGCTACAGCCGCGCCTACCTGCGGCATCTGTTCAACCAGGCGGAGATCACAGGACTCTCCCTGGCAACCTACCATTCTGTCTACTTTTACTTGCAGCTAATGCGCGATATCCAAGGGGCAATGGCTGCCGGCCGGTTTGATGCCTTTCGCCGGGAGTTTCTTTTGCGTTACGTGCAAGCAGATCCGACATCACTATGA
- a CDS encoding Calx-beta domain-containing protein has protein sequence MSKYILFSVVIAILAAVGCSDSGDKPTDPNDARPSISIQDHTVVEGGTLLFGVSINQATDHLVVFSYATSNGSALAGSDFTATSGSDTILIGQTSSTILVPTIDDSDVEPTETFLMALTMVTGANVVRSVATGTINDNDVAQISFAAQVRPLLQTSCAKLGFCHGSSATPGGDMYLGGTVTYALVISATGTNTGGNVVVAGNSANSTLYTKTTDTPPFPSRMPYDGPPYLTLVQQNLIRDWIDQGALDN, from the coding sequence ATGTCGAAATACATCCTGTTCTCAGTGGTAATAGCGATCCTGGCGGCTGTCGGCTGCTCCGATTCGGGCGACAAGCCGACCGATCCGAATGATGCTCGGCCATCGATCTCGATTCAGGATCACACGGTTGTCGAGGGCGGTACCCTGCTTTTCGGCGTCTCCATCAATCAGGCCACCGATCACCTCGTGGTTTTCTCCTACGCGACAAGCAACGGTAGCGCCCTGGCGGGCAGTGACTTTACGGCTACATCGGGAAGCGATACGATACTGATTGGCCAGACCTCGTCTACGATATTGGTTCCCACGATAGATGATTCCGACGTGGAGCCGACTGAGACGTTTCTAATGGCCCTGACCATGGTCACGGGAGCCAATGTGGTTCGATCAGTCGCGACCGGAACGATCAATGACAACGATGTTGCCCAGATCAGTTTTGCCGCCCAGGTTCGCCCGCTGCTGCAGACTAGTTGCGCCAAGCTGGGGTTCTGTCACGGGTCATCGGCCACCCCTGGAGGCGATATGTATCTCGGCGGTACGGTTACGTACGCGCTCGTAATAAGTGCGACAGGGACCAATACAGGCGGCAACGTAGTCGTAGCCGGCAACTCAGCGAACAGCACCCTGTATACGAAAACAACAGATACACCCCCGTTTCCGTCGCGCATGCCGTACGACGGCCCACCGTACCTGACCCTGGTGCAGCAGAATCTCATTCGCGATTGGATCGATCAGGGGGCGCTGGACAACTGA
- a CDS encoding flavoprotein, producing MSLKNKRVLIGLTGGIACYKIPYLIRSLRKAGAETRVIMTQSAQKFITPLTLETISANPVAVSMFPEGEFVATRHIDLAEWPDLIVVAPATANFLGKAAAGISDDLLTTIVCATERPVMVVPAMNPIMWKHPPTQRNFEYLKGLGYKFVGPGTGDMACEHWGEGRMVEPDEIFRAVEAHFGAGQKKKR from the coding sequence ATGTCACTTAAGAACAAGCGGGTTCTGATCGGACTCACCGGAGGGATTGCCTGCTATAAGATTCCGTATCTCATACGCAGCCTGCGAAAGGCTGGGGCTGAAACGCGCGTCATCATGACCCAGTCCGCCCAGAAATTCATTACGCCGTTGACTCTTGAGACGATCTCCGCCAACCCGGTGGCGGTCTCGATGTTTCCCGAGGGAGAATTTGTCGCCACCCGCCATATCGACCTGGCCGAATGGCCGGACCTGATTGTAGTCGCTCCGGCGACAGCCAATTTTCTCGGTAAAGCGGCGGCCGGTATATCCGATGACCTGCTCACGACTATAGTTTGCGCCACTGAACGACCTGTCATGGTCGTTCCCGCCATGAACCCGATTATGTGGAAACACCCGCCGACCCAGCGCAATTTTGAGTATCTGAAAGGGCTCGGCTACAAGTTTGTGGGTCCGGGCACCGGCGATATGGCCTGCGAGCACTGGGGCGAGGGGCGGATGGTCGAGCCGGACGAGATCTTCCGCGCTGTCGAGGCCCACTTTGGGGCCGGCCAAAAAAAAAAGCGCTGA
- the purH gene encoding bifunctional phosphoribosylaminoimidazolecarboxamide formyltransferase/IMP cyclohydrolase, which translates to MTQQGKIKRALISVSDKTGLVELAVELDKLDIEIISTGGTMKKLRDAGIHAVSITSFTGSPEVMDGRVKTLHPKVHGALLFRRNNPRDVEELALLESRSIDLVIVNLYPFRETAARPDAADEEVIENIDIGGPSMLRSAAKNHADVTVIVDPADYMSLLTELREHDGATTYEFRRRCAGKAFALTAEYEAAIASYFQHGRPVSEGVFPPELTLRYNHVSGLRYGENPHQQAALYVEPGFRHPTLLRAEVVSGKELSYNNYGDLDACLDMLLDFDEPFACILKHANPCGAAVGKTLAEAYKKAYESDPLSAFGSIIGVNREVDMAAAELIHETQFVECLLAPGFAPGVLDMLKKKKTRRILVLPELVGRRGDDERVYKAIRGGVLVQTADNHVLDPRDLKVVTKRSPTEAELSDLMFAWKVVKHTKSNAIVLAKDGGTVGIGMGQTSRVDSGFMAVKRAGARAAGAVMASDAFFPMPDGIEVGTNAGVTAIIQPGGSKGDEDAIAAADRAGAAMVFTGVRHFKH; encoded by the coding sequence ATGACTCAACAGGGGAAAATAAAACGCGCCCTGATTTCCGTCTCCGATAAGACCGGCCTGGTCGAACTCGCCGTTGAATTGGACAAGCTCGACATTGAGATCATTTCCACCGGCGGAACGATGAAGAAGCTGCGTGATGCCGGCATTCATGCCGTTTCGATTACGTCGTTTACCGGCAGTCCCGAGGTCATGGACGGCCGGGTGAAGACCCTTCACCCCAAGGTGCACGGGGCGCTGCTGTTTCGGCGCAACAATCCGAGAGACGTGGAGGAGTTGGCGCTATTGGAGTCGCGTTCGATTGATCTCGTAATTGTGAATTTGTACCCGTTCCGGGAGACGGCGGCGCGGCCCGACGCCGCCGATGAGGAAGTAATCGAGAACATCGATATCGGGGGGCCGTCGATGCTGCGCTCAGCGGCCAAGAACCATGCTGATGTCACCGTGATAGTCGATCCCGCCGATTATATGTCACTGCTGACGGAACTCCGGGAGCACGATGGCGCCACTACGTACGAATTCCGCCGCAGATGTGCCGGGAAGGCGTTTGCGCTGACAGCCGAGTATGAGGCAGCGATCGCGTCTTACTTTCAGCATGGAAGACCGGTTTCCGAAGGGGTATTCCCCCCTGAGTTGACATTGCGCTACAATCACGTCTCCGGACTGCGCTACGGCGAGAACCCGCATCAGCAGGCCGCGCTCTATGTCGAGCCCGGTTTCAGGCACCCGACCCTCTTGCGGGCGGAGGTGGTGTCCGGGAAGGAGCTCTCATACAACAACTACGGCGACCTCGATGCCTGTCTCGACATGCTGCTCGATTTCGACGAACCCTTCGCCTGCATTCTCAAACATGCCAATCCATGCGGTGCGGCGGTGGGGAAGACACTGGCGGAGGCCTACAAAAAGGCGTACGAGAGCGATCCGCTTTCAGCGTTCGGTTCAATCATAGGCGTCAATCGGGAAGTTGACATGGCCGCCGCCGAATTGATTCACGAGACCCAGTTTGTGGAATGCCTGCTGGCGCCCGGTTTTGCCCCGGGCGTCCTGGACATGCTAAAGAAGAAAAAGACCCGCCGCATTCTCGTGCTGCCGGAATTGGTGGGTAGACGCGGCGATGACGAAAGAGTGTACAAGGCAATCCGCGGCGGCGTTCTGGTTCAAACCGCCGACAACCATGTGCTTGATCCGAGGGACCTGAAAGTGGTGACCAAACGCTCCCCAACTGAGGCCGAATTGTCCGATCTGATGTTCGCGTGGAAAGTGGTTAAACACACCAAGTCCAATGCCATCGTTCTGGCCAAAGACGGCGGTACGGTAGGGATCGGCATGGGGCAAACGTCGCGAGTCGACTCCGGTTTCATGGCGGTCAAGCGGGCCGGCGCGAGAGCGGCGGGAGCGGTGATGGCATCGGATGCGTTTTTCCCGATGCCGGACGGTATCGAAGTCGGCACGAATGCGGGAGTGACCGCGATCATCCAACCGGGTGGTTCAAAGGGTGACGAGGATGCGATCGCGGCCGCAGACCGAGCGGGTGCAGCCATGGTTTTCACCGGCGTACGGCATTTTAAGCACTGA
- the dnaB gene encoding replicative DNA helicase, whose amino-acid sequence MAYRPETEKQADRLQPPQALEVEQAVLGAILKDPEAINRVVDVVQEPGDFYAPRHQMIFQAALDLYSRSEPIDITTVVSRLQDKGQLDKIGGRVYLVDLIEQVASTGNVTSYAHIILEKATLRRLIATSTEILRSCYDTEMQPDELLDRAEANIFNISESRLRQGFVPLKSLVDDTLERIDSMQVAEGGLSGMRTGFTALDDSTLGLHNGDLIVIAGRPSMGKTALAMNIAENVATNEKNPKSVGMFSVEMSKEALVLRMLCSRARLDQHRVRSGRLSDADWRKLPIAGAALTKARLFIDDSATLSPLEMRAKARRLKAQHGLDLVIVDYIQLMHSNTRAENRQQEISLISRNLKSLAKELDIPVIALSQLSRAVEQRGGEKRPQLADLRESGAIEQDADLVLLLYRPEAYLSSDERKDPKHQDKLGRAEIIIAKQRNGPTGSLDMAFVSELARFENMERRRRELPPDVQPVDTGDVPF is encoded by the coding sequence ATGGCTTATCGCCCCGAAACCGAAAAGCAGGCGGATCGGCTCCAGCCGCCACAGGCGCTTGAGGTCGAGCAGGCGGTGCTCGGCGCTATTCTGAAAGACCCCGAGGCGATCAACCGGGTTGTCGACGTAGTCCAGGAGCCGGGCGATTTCTACGCTCCCCGGCACCAGATGATATTCCAGGCGGCTCTCGATCTGTATTCGCGTTCCGAACCAATCGATATCACGACTGTGGTCAGCCGGCTTCAGGACAAGGGGCAACTGGACAAGATAGGCGGGCGGGTGTATCTGGTCGATCTTATCGAGCAGGTAGCCTCGACCGGCAATGTCACATCGTATGCGCATATCATTCTAGAGAAGGCGACGCTTCGTCGGCTTATAGCGACCTCCACCGAAATCCTCCGCTCTTGTTACGATACGGAGATGCAGCCGGATGAGCTGCTCGATCGCGCCGAGGCCAACATTTTCAATATCTCCGAAAGCCGGCTCAGGCAAGGGTTCGTCCCACTCAAGAGCCTGGTCGACGACACCCTTGAGCGAATCGATTCCATGCAGGTCGCTGAAGGCGGCCTCTCCGGAATGCGGACCGGGTTTACGGCTCTCGATGACTCCACGCTCGGTCTGCACAACGGCGACCTAATCGTCATAGCAGGGCGGCCATCGATGGGGAAGACCGCACTGGCGATGAATATCGCTGAGAATGTCGCCACCAATGAGAAGAATCCCAAATCAGTAGGTATGTTCTCGGTGGAAATGTCGAAAGAAGCGCTCGTGCTGCGGATGCTCTGCAGTCGGGCGCGGCTCGATCAGCACCGGGTGCGCTCGGGCAGGCTGAGCGACGCCGATTGGCGCAAGCTGCCAATTGCCGGGGCGGCCTTGACCAAGGCACGGCTCTTCATAGATGACTCCGCCACCCTCTCGCCGCTCGAAATGCGCGCCAAGGCTCGGCGCCTGAAGGCACAGCATGGGCTTGATCTCGTGATAGTCGACTACATCCAGTTGATGCATTCCAATACGCGGGCCGAAAACCGCCAGCAGGAAATATCGCTCATATCTCGAAATCTCAAGTCCCTGGCGAAGGAACTGGACATACCGGTGATTGCGCTCTCGCAATTGTCGCGCGCGGTGGAACAGCGCGGCGGGGAGAAACGCCCGCAGCTGGCCGACCTTCGCGAATCCGGCGCTATCGAACAGGATGCCGACCTGGTGCTGTTGTTGTATCGCCCCGAGGCGTATCTCTCGTCCGACGAACGCAAGGACCCCAAGCATCAGGACAAACTCGGCCGGGCGGAGATAATCATAGCCAAGCAGCGTAACGGCCCCACCGGTTCACTCGACATGGCCTTTGTGAGCGAGTTGGCCCGGTTCGAAAACATGGAGCGGCGGCGGCGCGAGCTCCCGCCCGATGTCCAGCCGGTTGACACCGGTGACGTGCCCTTCTAA
- a CDS encoding DUF494 family protein produces the protein MDSRILEIVFCLMDYAQDSGDDMEDMSEYSSSLRNLGFTEQEISTAYNWILGHSAASAENLYTKIPERSGSTRILTESERARIAPDAHGFLLRLFNLGVLTSEQFESVLDRLTASSQRIASLEQVKLVVSAVMFNEFGRTERDLLSDISSDRSSSIN, from the coding sequence TTGGATTCACGCATACTCGAAATTGTCTTTTGCCTTATGGATTATGCCCAGGATTCGGGCGATGACATGGAGGACATGTCCGAATACTCTTCCAGTCTTCGGAACCTGGGTTTTACCGAACAGGAGATTTCCACAGCCTACAACTGGATTCTGGGCCACTCGGCGGCATCGGCGGAGAATCTCTACACCAAAATCCCTGAGCGGTCCGGCTCGACACGCATTCTCACCGAGTCTGAGCGAGCACGGATTGCCCCCGATGCGCACGGTTTTCTTCTTCGATTGTTCAATCTGGGCGTGCTTACCAGTGAGCAGTTCGAGTCGGTTCTCGATCGCCTGACGGCGTCGAGCCAGCGAATAGCCTCTCTGGAACAGGTAAAACTGGTGGTTTCGGCGGTGATGTTCAACGAATTCGGCCGGACCGAGCGTGACCTCCTGAGCGACATCAGCTCCGACCGGTCATCCAGTATCAATTAA
- a CDS encoding phosphopantothenoylcysteine decarboxylase: MDPVRYISNRSSGKMGYAIAEAAAELGARVTLVSGPTSLAVPQGVGFISVETTAQMYKAVTRQFATSDCVIMAAAPADFAPTSPARRKIKKADAALVLNLEPTVDILADLGSRKKKQVLVGFALETDNDIANARKKLRAKNLDMIVLNSPSDERSAFEYDTNRVTVIRPGHRPDPWPLMPKREVAVKLLEIIAGML; encoded by the coding sequence ATCGATCCGGTCCGTTACATCTCCAACCGATCCTCAGGGAAAATGGGGTACGCCATCGCGGAAGCGGCCGCCGAACTGGGCGCCCGCGTAACACTGGTATCAGGCCCGACCTCGCTGGCTGTGCCGCAAGGCGTAGGGTTCATATCGGTCGAGACAACCGCTCAGATGTATAAGGCGGTGACCCGGCAGTTTGCGACCTCTGATTGTGTCATTATGGCCGCTGCCCCGGCGGACTTCGCACCGACATCGCCGGCTCGCCGAAAAATCAAGAAAGCCGACGCCGCACTTGTTCTCAATCTCGAGCCGACTGTGGATATCCTGGCCGACCTGGGGTCACGCAAGAAGAAGCAGGTGCTGGTCGGGTTCGCACTGGAGACCGATAACGACATCGCCAACGCGCGCAAGAAGCTGCGGGCCAAGAATCTCGATATGATTGTGCTGAACTCGCCGAGCGATGAGCGGTCGGCGTTTGAATATGACACCAACCGTGTGACCGTGATCCGCCCCGGCCACAGGCCTGACCCCTGGCCGCTGATGCCGAAGCGTGAAGTTGCGGTCAAACTGCTTGAAATCATAGCCGGCATGTTGTAG
- a CDS encoding YceI family protein, which yields MKRTVTYSATFCVIFCVMGVAQAEEFAVDPTAGTDTVYFRSTAKLEFIEGKTNNLTGSLTFEPTNPSAVVSGILQVDLRTLKTGIETRDRHMRENHLHTEKYPFAYFELTGVIGLPATLKPDTVYKATAQGYFYIHGNKRRLSADIQASLKTDPGDVSRLVIRANFAMNLDEYKIDRPKALFLKLAETILVEVIFSARNDLKSSPISLPAWELLR from the coding sequence ATGAAAAGAACTGTCACATATAGCGCGACTTTCTGTGTGATTTTCTGTGTCATGGGTGTGGCACAGGCGGAGGAGTTCGCTGTTGATCCCACTGCCGGTACCGACACGGTCTACTTTCGATCGACCGCCAAGCTGGAGTTTATCGAGGGCAAGACTAACAATCTGACCGGCAGTCTGACTTTCGAACCCACCAATCCTTCTGCCGTTGTGTCTGGAATCCTCCAGGTCGATTTGCGGACGCTCAAGACCGGTATTGAAACGCGCGACCGCCATATGCGGGAAAATCACCTCCACACTGAAAAGTACCCATTCGCCTATTTCGAACTCACCGGTGTCATCGGGTTGCCGGCCACGCTCAAACCGGATACCGTATACAAAGCCACCGCGCAGGGATATTTCTACATTCACGGAAACAAGCGCCGTCTGTCGGCAGATATCCAGGCCAGCCTCAAAACCGATCCGGGTGATGTTTCGCGCCTGGTTATAAGGGCAAACTTCGCCATGAACCTCGATGAGTACAAAATCGACCGTCCCAAAGCTCTCTTTCTGAAACTGGCGGAGACAATCCTTGTCGAGGTTATTTTCAGCGCCCGCAACGACTTAAAGTCGTCGCCCATCAGTTTGCCGGCCTGGGAACTGCTCCGCTGA